Proteins encoded in a region of the Candidatus Methylomirabilis lanthanidiphila genome:
- a CDS encoding exonuclease, with protein sequence MKAYLDIETSFEGAITVVGLYATDRGLIQLVDPHISDVTVWQALEGVETICTYNGSRFDLPMIRRRLSLDLCAAFQSHDLMYTCWRHGLFGGLKRVEEQLGIPRRSKGIDGMEAMRLWSRYEDGGDKEALQVLLTYNREDVLNLPLLEARLMEIEGTYARRD encoded by the coding sequence ATGAAGGCCTACCTGGATATCGAAACCTCGTTTGAAGGCGCCATCACGGTGGTGGGCCTGTATGCGACCGACCGTGGCCTGATACAGTTGGTTGACCCACACATCAGCGACGTGACAGTCTGGCAGGCGCTTGAGGGCGTGGAGACGATTTGTACATATAACGGCAGCCGCTTCGATCTCCCGATGATCCGCCGCCGATTGAGCCTTGACCTGTGTGCGGCATTCCAATCCCATGATCTGATGTACACATGTTGGCGGCATGGCCTGTTCGGTGGGCTGAAACGAGTGGAAGAGCAACTCGGTATCCCGCGCCGGTCGAAAGGGATCGATGGCATGGAGGCGATGCGGTTGTGGTCCAGATACGAGGATGGCGGTGACAAGGAGGCGCTGCAGGTCCTCCTCACCTACAACAGAGAGGATGTCCTGAACCTCCCACTGCTCGAAGCGCGGCTTATGGAGATTGAAGGGACGTATGCGCGTCGCGATTAA
- a CDS encoding Beta-lactamase-like protein has translation MSHTLYLRQVELGDMANYVYLIGSTRTKEAAVIDPAWEIDRIVELAEADGMRLTHILVTHTHPDHVGGKLFNLQIQGVAELLDRIDAQVVVHKAEADHLTPLAGSNIRQVDHGDTLNVGDVAVTMIHTPGHTPGSQCFLIRDRLITGDTLFIGSCGRVDLPGSSPEQMYDSLINRVMRLDDTTVVLPGHNYAAGRTSSSIGEERKTNRYTQCRSLAAFLRATGNA, from the coding sequence ATGAGCCATACTCTCTATCTGAGGCAAGTGGAATTGGGCGACATGGCCAACTATGTCTATCTGATCGGTTCGACCAGGACGAAGGAGGCTGCGGTCATCGATCCCGCCTGGGAGATCGATAGGATCGTAGAGCTTGCTGAAGCCGATGGAATGCGACTCACCCACATCCTGGTCACCCACACTCATCCTGATCATGTAGGGGGTAAGCTGTTCAATCTGCAGATCCAGGGAGTCGCGGAGCTGCTCGATCGGATTGATGCCCAGGTCGTAGTGCATAAGGCGGAGGCCGACCACCTGACGCCGCTTGCCGGCTCGAATATCAGGCAAGTCGACCATGGGGATACCCTGAACGTGGGCGATGTTGCCGTGACGATGATCCATACCCCAGGCCACACGCCGGGATCGCAATGTTTTCTGATCCGGGATCGTCTGATCACAGGCGATACGCTGTTCATCGGTTCGTGCGGCCGAGTCGATCTTCCGGGCAGCAGTCCTGAGCAGATGTACGATTCGCTGATCAATAGAGTGATGAGGCTGGACGACACGACCGTCGTCCTGCCCGGCCACAACTACGCCGCCGGTCGCACCTCCAGCAGTATCGGCGAGGAGCGCAAAACGAATCGCTATACACAGTGCCGTTCTCTTGCTGCGTTTCTCCGCGCCACGGGCAATGCCTGA
- a CDS encoding acetyl-CoA carboxylase — translation MFDKILIANRGEIAVRVIRACREMGIGTVAVYSEADRAALHVRLADEAYLIGPAPSPQSYLKIDRILETAKLAGARAIHPGYGFLSENAEFAMRCEEEGLVFIGPSSRAIRAMGGKTAGRRLASQAGVPVVPGTTRDLTDREVLEAVREIGLPVVIKASAGGGGKGMRIVSTEAMLPGAIRATRSEASAAFGDAAIYVERYLGGARHIEIQIMADARGNVVYLGERECSLQRRHQKVIEEAPSPFVDLELRHRMGEAAVRLARAVGYTNAGTMEFLVDSAKNFYFLEMNTRLQVEHPVTEMVTGLDLVKEQVRIASGEALSVRQDEIRLSGHAIECRIYAEDPFNNFMPSPGRIRALRTPGGPGLRIESAIYEGCDVPIYYDPLIAKLVAWGRDRGEAIERLRRALAEYVVLGVKTNIPFHRQVLNLPQFVTSQITTEFLESWLTKGFAPEHGAFADIALIAGALYLHTRKRAAPSSVAPGVRVDSAWKLAARQNALRRR, via the coding sequence ATGTTCGATAAAATCCTGATTGCGAATCGCGGAGAGATTGCCGTTCGAGTGATCCGCGCCTGCCGCGAGATGGGGATCGGCACAGTCGCCGTCTACTCGGAGGCCGACCGCGCCGCGCTGCATGTCAGGCTGGCCGACGAGGCGTACCTGATCGGACCGGCCCCTTCCCCCCAGAGCTATCTCAAGATTGATCGGATTCTCGAGACTGCGAAGCTGGCCGGAGCGAGAGCCATACATCCGGGCTATGGTTTTCTGTCGGAAAATGCCGAATTCGCCATGCGATGCGAGGAAGAGGGGTTGGTGTTTATCGGTCCGTCCTCCCGCGCGATCCGCGCGATGGGCGGCAAGACCGCCGGTCGGCGCCTGGCGAGCCAGGCCGGTGTCCCTGTCGTCCCGGGCACGACCCGAGACCTCACCGATCGGGAGGTGCTTGAGGCCGTCCGAGAGATCGGCCTGCCGGTTGTGATCAAGGCCTCGGCCGGGGGGGGCGGAAAAGGGATGCGGATCGTCTCCACCGAGGCGATGCTCCCTGGGGCTATCCGCGCCACCCGCTCTGAGGCGTCTGCGGCGTTCGGCGATGCGGCCATCTATGTGGAGCGGTATCTGGGCGGCGCTCGACACATCGAGATACAGATCATGGCCGATGCGCGGGGTAATGTTGTCTATCTGGGGGAGCGCGAATGCTCGCTGCAGCGGCGTCACCAGAAGGTGATCGAGGAGGCGCCGTCACCCTTTGTCGACCTTGAACTGAGGCATCGTATGGGAGAGGCCGCGGTCAGGTTAGCCCGGGCCGTAGGCTACACGAATGCCGGGACAATGGAGTTCCTGGTCGATTCAGCGAAGAACTTCTATTTCCTGGAGATGAACACGCGATTGCAGGTAGAGCATCCGGTCACGGAAATGGTGACCGGACTTGACTTAGTGAAAGAGCAGGTGCGCATTGCCTCTGGGGAGGCCCTCTCGGTACGGCAGGATGAGATCCGATTGAGCGGTCACGCCATCGAGTGCCGTATCTACGCCGAGGATCCCTTCAACAACTTTATGCCGTCTCCTGGGCGCATCCGGGCGCTGCGCACACCCGGCGGGCCTGGCCTGCGGATCGAGAGCGCGATCTACGAAGGATGCGATGTTCCGATCTACTACGATCCGCTTATTGCAAAATTAGTCGCGTGGGGTCGTGACCGTGGGGAGGCCATAGAACGGCTGCGGCGCGCCTTGGCCGAGTATGTCGTGCTTGGCGTCAAAACGAACATCCCGTTTCACCGTCAGGTGCTGAACCTTCCGCAGTTTGTGACGAGTCAAATTACTACGGAATTTCTTGAGAGCTGGCTGACCAAGGGATTTGCGCCTGAGCATGGCGCCTTTGCCGATATCGCGCTGATTGCCGGAGCACTCTATCTCCATACACGGAAGCGTGCGGCTCCCTCATCGGTCGCGCCGGGCGTCCGAGTTGATAGCGCATGGAAGTTGGCCGCTCGCCAGAATGCGTTACGACGACGATGA
- a CDS encoding PD-(D/E)XK nuclease superfamily protein, with product MPESGDTPIRRQSVRPVYSASRLSTYESCPLQFRYRYIDRIPRTEESIEAYLGSRVHEALSVLYHTVQRGGGPSLSDLLKDYHRQWGECWHNQVKIVKQDRSIDHYKEFGERCLVNYYQAHQPFNHGEVLGLECQVATSLDPDGCYKIQGYIDRLVCVGSGRYEIHDYKTSGRLPSQGDLDVDRQLALYQLAVEERWPDAKEIDLVWHYLAFGRELRSKRSPKALDGLKRSTIAVIDRIEADTEFTPIKSRLCHWCVYQNICPLWTDHSDATGTAYAPAVGDGRSMEVRTSVDRREPDIQSIARDALREAITLAAEPEGAEIRFGEHGQLWISMSHSDRKTHLNSAADGWVRLSVESLPLLFRQMELARLSAPFVEKLQRYLALSSQEDWYGGH from the coding sequence ATGCCTGAGTCCGGCGACACGCCGATTCGTCGGCAGAGCGTAAGGCCGGTCTACTCTGCTTCTCGGCTCTCCACGTACGAATCCTGCCCGCTTCAATTCCGGTACCGCTACATCGATCGAATCCCCAGAACGGAGGAATCGATCGAGGCGTATCTTGGTTCGCGGGTCCATGAGGCGTTGAGCGTTTTGTATCACACGGTGCAGCGTGGCGGCGGACCAAGCCTGTCGGATCTGTTAAAGGACTATCATCGGCAGTGGGGGGAGTGCTGGCACAACCAGGTGAAGATTGTCAAGCAGGACCGCTCCATCGATCATTATAAGGAGTTCGGCGAGCGTTGTCTGGTGAACTACTATCAGGCGCATCAGCCGTTCAATCACGGAGAGGTGCTGGGATTGGAATGTCAGGTGGCGACATCTCTTGATCCCGATGGCTGCTACAAGATTCAAGGCTACATCGACCGTCTTGTCTGTGTCGGATCTGGGCGCTATGAGATCCATGACTATAAGACGTCCGGTCGTCTGCCGAGCCAGGGGGATCTCGACGTCGATCGGCAACTGGCTCTCTATCAGCTTGCGGTGGAGGAGAGATGGCCCGACGCCAAAGAGATCGACCTGGTCTGGCACTATCTGGCCTTCGGAAGAGAGCTCCGCTCAAAGCGATCACCCAAGGCGCTTGACGGGCTGAAACGTTCGACCATCGCCGTGATCGACCGGATTGAAGCCGATACCGAGTTTACGCCGATTAAGAGCCGCCTGTGTCACTGGTGCGTCTACCAGAATATCTGCCCGCTCTGGACCGATCACTCCGACGCGACCGGTACGGCATACGCGCCCGCTGTGGGTGATGGGCGATCGATGGAGGTCCGGACCTCGGTCGATCGACGCGAGCCTGATATACAATCCATTGCTCGCGATGCGCTCCGGGAGGCGATTACGTTGGCGGCCGAGCCTGAAGGGGCGGAGATCCGTTTCGGCGAACATGGTCAGCTCTGGATCAGTATGAGCCACTCCGATCGGAAGACTCACCTGAATAGTGCCGCAGACGGATGGGTCCGGCTGTCTGTCGAGAGCCTACCTCTGCTCTTCAGACAGATGGAGCTGGCGCGGTTGAGCGCTCCCTTTGTAGAAAAGCTGCAGCGGTACCTGGCGTTATCTTCACAGGAGGACTGGTATGGCGGTCACTAA
- a CDS encoding tRNA 2-methylthioadenosine synthase-like protein: protein MRVAIKTLGCRQNQYESDALQESLRQDGYTAVGPDDAADLFIINTCSVTNEADADSRQAVRRAIRRNPSARVVVTGCYAQVGAEEIAAISGVALVAGNGEKAQLAELIAGLREQAPPLIAVSDIQQSRRFAPLPTPVAAARSRALLKVQDGCGYRCTFCIVPETRGPNRSQSTESALRELQALVEAGYPEVVLTGTHLGTYGRDLPIGRSIAGLVAEMLEAAAPARLRLSSLDPHEVGEELIDCFGRYGNLCRHLHLPVQSGDEAVLKRMRRPHTADDFRRLVEQLVEAVPGIAIGTDVIVGFPGEGEEEFEQTYRLLDRLPIAYLHVFNYSQRKGTVAASMPNQIPKDVRATRSAALRALSDVKWQRFRQTQVGQSFSAVVLEGRDARTGRLEALTDNYMTVRLENAEGSIGRMIDLTITAATERETVGRLTGRVQK from the coding sequence ATGCGCGTCGCGATTAAGACGTTGGGGTGCCGCCAGAATCAGTACGAGAGCGATGCGCTCCAGGAGTCGCTGCGACAGGACGGCTACACGGCGGTTGGCCCCGACGACGCGGCCGATCTGTTCATCATCAACACCTGTAGCGTCACGAATGAAGCCGACGCCGACTCGCGACAGGCGGTCCGGCGGGCGATTCGCCGTAATCCCTCGGCCCGGGTGGTGGTCACCGGCTGCTATGCGCAGGTCGGCGCTGAAGAGATTGCGGCAATCTCCGGCGTCGCATTGGTTGCAGGCAACGGCGAGAAGGCGCAACTGGCTGAGCTGATCGCGGGTCTGCGCGAGCAGGCGCCGCCGCTCATCGCCGTATCGGACATTCAGCAGTCACGCCGCTTTGCGCCGTTGCCGACACCGGTCGCTGCGGCCCGGAGCCGGGCGCTCCTCAAGGTTCAGGATGGATGCGGCTATCGCTGCACCTTCTGTATTGTTCCGGAGACCCGCGGGCCGAACCGGAGCCAGTCGACTGAGTCGGCACTGCGCGAGCTGCAGGCGCTCGTCGAGGCCGGATATCCGGAGGTGGTCCTGACGGGAACTCACTTGGGGACGTATGGGCGCGACCTGCCGATCGGCAGGTCAATCGCCGGATTGGTGGCGGAGATGCTGGAGGCGGCGGCGCCGGCGCGGCTGCGCCTGAGTTCCCTCGATCCGCACGAGGTCGGGGAAGAGTTGATCGACTGCTTTGGCCGCTATGGAAACTTGTGCCGGCACCTGCACCTGCCGGTACAGAGCGGTGATGAGGCCGTCCTCAAGCGCATGCGACGACCGCACACCGCAGACGATTTTCGACGGCTGGTGGAGCAACTTGTGGAGGCAGTCCCGGGGATCGCGATCGGGACCGATGTCATTGTCGGTTTTCCGGGCGAGGGCGAAGAAGAATTTGAACAGACCTACCGGCTGCTCGACCGTTTGCCGATTGCGTATCTGCACGTGTTCAACTACTCACAGCGGAAGGGAACCGTTGCGGCGTCAATGCCGAACCAGATTCCCAAGGATGTGAGGGCGACGAGAAGCGCGGCCCTCCGAGCGCTCAGCGACGTAAAGTGGCAGCGGTTTCGACAGACACAGGTGGGGCAGTCATTCTCGGCGGTTGTCCTGGAAGGGCGAGATGCGCGAACCGGGCGACTCGAGGCGCTGACCGACAACTATATGACGGTACGGCTTGAAAACGCTGAGGGGTCTATCGGCCGCATGATTGATCTGACCATCACGGCGGCTACCGAACGAGAGACCGTTGGTCGCCTGACAGGTAGGGTGCAAAAATAG
- a CDS encoding methylmalonyl-CoA carboxyltransferase: MANEHHKDKLEELRRRRDTSLQGGGHERVERHHQSGKLTARERIDLLLDPGSFTELDAFVAHQCHDFDMDQQRIPGDGVVIGYGTIDGRQVYLFAQDFTVFGGSLGAAHAAKICKVMDLAVKMGAPIIGLNDSGGARIQEGVVSLAGYADIFLRNTLASGVIPQIAAIMGPCAGGAVYSPALMDFILMVRHTSHMFVTGPDVIKTVLHEEVDFEGLGGAMTHNATSGVAHFAVDSEQECLASIKELLSYLPQNNLEDPPRCESRDDPDRQEDALNALVPDSSNRPYNIKELIGMVVDDREFLEVQEHFAQNMVVGFGRLDGQSVGFVANQPAVLAGCLDIGSSVKAARFIRFCDAFNIPIITLEDVPGYLPGTAQEHGGIIKHGAKLLYAYGEATVPKITIIVRKAYGGAYCVMGSKHMRADINFAYPTAEIAVMGPEGAVNILYKRKIAEEVDVASYRAEKVAEFRDKFANPYIAAERGYIDEVIEPKETRPKLIRALRALGTKRDMNPPKKHGNIPL; this comes from the coding sequence ATGGCGAATGAACACCACAAGGACAAACTGGAAGAGCTGCGCCGTCGACGCGACACCTCGCTCCAGGGCGGCGGACACGAGCGTGTTGAACGGCATCACCAGTCCGGCAAGCTGACGGCGCGCGAACGGATCGACCTGCTCCTCGATCCGGGGAGCTTTACCGAGCTGGATGCCTTCGTCGCCCATCAGTGCCACGACTTCGACATGGACCAGCAACGGATCCCCGGCGACGGCGTTGTCATCGGATACGGGACGATTGACGGGCGACAGGTCTACCTCTTTGCTCAGGATTTCACCGTGTTCGGAGGCAGCCTCGGTGCGGCCCACGCCGCCAAGATCTGCAAGGTGATGGATCTGGCCGTAAAAATGGGCGCGCCGATCATCGGCCTCAACGATTCTGGCGGGGCGAGAATCCAGGAGGGGGTCGTCTCGTTGGCCGGATATGCCGATATCTTCCTCCGGAACACGTTAGCGTCTGGAGTGATCCCGCAGATCGCAGCCATCATGGGGCCATGCGCGGGCGGCGCCGTCTATTCGCCGGCCCTGATGGACTTTATCCTCATGGTCCGGCATACCAGCCACATGTTCGTGACAGGACCTGACGTGATCAAGACGGTCCTCCACGAGGAGGTAGACTTCGAGGGACTGGGCGGCGCGATGACCCATAATGCCACGTCGGGCGTTGCCCACTTTGCCGTCGATTCAGAGCAGGAGTGTCTGGCCTCGATTAAGGAACTCCTCTCGTACCTGCCTCAAAACAATCTGGAGGATCCGCCTCGCTGTGAGTCCAGGGACGATCCGGATCGGCAAGAGGATGCGCTGAACGCCCTCGTCCCGGACAGCTCCAACAGACCGTACAATATCAAGGAGTTGATCGGCATGGTAGTGGACGACCGCGAGTTTCTTGAGGTGCAGGAACACTTCGCCCAGAATATGGTGGTGGGCTTTGGGCGTCTGGATGGACAGTCGGTCGGATTTGTCGCGAATCAGCCGGCCGTGTTGGCCGGATGTCTGGATATCGGCTCCTCCGTCAAGGCGGCCCGTTTCATTCGCTTTTGCGATGCGTTCAATATTCCCATTATCACCCTGGAAGACGTTCCCGGCTATCTTCCGGGTACGGCCCAGGAACACGGCGGCATCATCAAGCACGGGGCGAAGCTGTTGTACGCCTATGGGGAGGCCACCGTGCCGAAGATCACCATCATCGTGCGAAAGGCCTACGGCGGCGCCTATTGCGTGATGGGCAGCAAGCATATGCGGGCCGATATCAACTTCGCCTATCCGACGGCGGAGATCGCGGTGATGGGACCCGAGGGGGCGGTCAACATCCTGTATAAGCGAAAGATTGCGGAAGAGGTTGATGTCGCATCCTATCGCGCGGAAAAGGTGGCGGAGTTCCGGGACAAGTTTGCCAATCCGTATATTGCCGCCGAGCGCGGGTATATCGATGAAGTGATCGAGCCGAAAGAGACCCGTCCGAAACTGATCAGGGCGCTCAGGGCGCTCGGGACGAAGCGCGATATGAACCCGCCAAAGAAGCACGGGAACATCCCACTGTAG
- the ada gene encoding Bifunctional transcriptional activator/DNA repair enzyme Ada, which yields MAVTNRSACPHPAPRTPHPLRYAQVSTPLGRLYMAYRGKAVCYVALRSDRRSFERACATMFGIRPIPDRCLPDEMAKQVLDCLAGRRRFSGRIDLSCLTPFQRRVLQKVRTIPVGQVRSYRWVAQAIGAERAARAVGTALAKNPVPWLIPCHRVIRSDGHLGEYSGGGPSMKAKLLAFEGADLKSLTRLRSPREIATVRRRKSGADPTISAA from the coding sequence ATGGCGGTCACTAATCGATCTGCGTGTCCGCACCCCGCACCCCGTACTCCGCACCCTTTGCGGTACGCCCAGGTGTCAACCCCGCTTGGACGGCTCTACATGGCCTATCGTGGCAAGGCGGTCTGCTATGTCGCCCTCAGGTCCGATCGCCGGAGCTTTGAGCGGGCGTGCGCGACGATGTTCGGCATCCGACCGATACCTGATCGTTGCCTGCCGGACGAGATGGCCAAACAGGTGCTGGACTGTCTGGCAGGGCGGCGGCGCTTTTCCGGCCGAATTGATCTGTCTTGTCTCACACCGTTCCAACGGAGGGTGCTGCAAAAGGTTCGGACCATCCCCGTCGGCCAGGTGCGCTCGTACCGATGGGTCGCCCAGGCGATCGGCGCAGAGCGGGCAGCGCGCGCGGTTGGGACGGCATTGGCCAAGAACCCGGTCCCGTGGTTGATCCCGTGTCACCGGGTGATCAGGAGCGATGGTCATCTCGGGGAGTATTCCGGAGGCGGCCCTTCTATGAAGGCGAAGCTGTTGGCCTTCGAGGGCGCGGATCTGAAAAGTCTGACACGCCTGCGGAGTCCCCGCGAGATCGCAACCGTCCGTCGGCGTAAGAGCGGCGCAGATCCCACCATCTCTGCAGCTTGA
- a CDS encoding GTP-binding protein YchF produces MRIGIIGLPASGKSTVYQLLTHGQPSHQVGQLGEASIAVVKVPDPRLERLALMFNPKKVTPASVELADFAPLVKESGKPASPGGQLLPQMRQSTALLMVVRAFQDERVPHIEGRVDPVKDAASLWTELVLADLDVVEKRIARIEEAMRKGKKGESHQELALLKRCYAALQEEQPLRGMSLTAEEERLLRGFQFLTAKPSLLVVNTDEGAGGELGSLAPIPALGASQPASMAISAKLELELADLPPDEASAFCAELGVGASAAPRLRQACYDLLGVMTFFTVGSDEVRAWTIPLHATALQAAGAIHSDLAQGFIRAEVVAYEALIRCGSLAATRHDGSLRLEGKDYLVADGDIMNIRFNI; encoded by the coding sequence ATGCGTATCGGAATCATTGGACTGCCGGCCTCAGGTAAGAGCACTGTCTACCAACTGCTGACCCACGGGCAGCCAAGCCATCAGGTGGGTCAGTTGGGGGAGGCTTCCATCGCCGTCGTCAAGGTTCCCGATCCCCGACTCGAGCGCTTAGCGCTCATGTTTAACCCAAAAAAGGTTACCCCGGCCAGCGTCGAGCTCGCCGACTTCGCCCCCCTCGTGAAAGAATCGGGTAAACCCGCAAGCCCTGGTGGACAGCTCCTCCCTCAGATGCGACAGAGCACCGCGCTCCTCATGGTCGTTCGGGCCTTCCAGGACGAGCGGGTCCCCCACATCGAGGGGCGGGTCGACCCGGTCAAGGATGCGGCGTCGCTGTGGACCGAGTTGGTCTTAGCCGATCTTGATGTCGTGGAGAAGCGGATCGCCAGGATCGAAGAGGCCATGCGAAAAGGGAAAAAGGGCGAAAGTCATCAGGAATTGGCCCTCTTGAAGCGTTGTTACGCTGCGCTACAGGAGGAACAGCCGCTGCGCGGGATGTCGTTAACTGCTGAGGAGGAGCGCCTGCTTCGCGGCTTTCAGTTTCTGACGGCGAAGCCGAGCCTGCTGGTGGTCAATACCGATGAAGGGGCCGGAGGCGAACTTGGGAGCCTTGCGCCCATACCGGCACTGGGAGCCTCCCAGCCTGCCTCAATGGCCATCTCGGCCAAACTGGAATTGGAGCTGGCGGACCTGCCTCCCGATGAAGCGAGCGCCTTTTGCGCCGAACTCGGCGTCGGGGCGTCTGCGGCGCCTCGGCTGCGCCAGGCCTGCTATGACCTGCTGGGCGTGATGACCTTCTTTACGGTGGGAAGCGACGAGGTGAGAGCCTGGACGATCCCCCTTCACGCTACGGCCCTACAAGCGGCGGGGGCAATCCACAGCGATCTCGCGCAGGGCTTCATCAGAGCAGAAGTAGTGGCCTACGAGGCGCTCATCCGCTGTGGGTCGCTGGCGGCCACACGACACGACGGGTCGCTACGGCTCGAGGGAAAAGACTACCTCGTGGCCGATGGCGATATCATGAACATCCGATTCAACATCTGA
- a CDS encoding S-methyl-5'-thioadenosine phosphorylase — protein MTQGLIGIIGGSGLYGMEGLEGVEERRVETPFGAPSDAYITGSLAGRRVAFLARHGRGHRLMPSELNFRANIFGFKVLGAEWVISASAVGSMREDLPPLDIVIPDQFFDRTKGRVSTFFGGGLVAHVSLADPTCPALGKSLFAAGQSVGARIHHGGTYLCIEGPQFSTRAESRIYRSWGVDVIGMTNLQEAKLCREAEICYATLALVTDYDVWHETEQDVSVEAVVAILKQNAETAKAIIRATVSSFPTARDGCLCGSAMRDAIITAHEAIPVDVRERLGPIIGKYL, from the coding sequence ATGACCCAGGGACTCATCGGCATCATCGGCGGAAGCGGATTGTACGGAATGGAGGGACTCGAAGGGGTTGAAGAGCGTCGTGTCGAAACCCCCTTTGGAGCGCCGTCGGATGCTTACATTACTGGATCACTGGCAGGACGACGGGTGGCGTTTCTCGCACGGCACGGACGCGGCCATCGGCTGATGCCGTCCGAGTTGAATTTTCGGGCGAACATCTTCGGATTCAAGGTCCTGGGCGCGGAGTGGGTGATTTCGGCCTCGGCGGTCGGCAGCATGCGCGAGGATCTGCCGCCTCTGGACATCGTCATTCCGGACCAGTTCTTTGATCGAACGAAAGGGCGGGTCAGCACCTTCTTCGGAGGCGGTCTCGTCGCTCACGTCAGTCTTGCCGATCCGACCTGTCCGGCCCTGGGAAAGTCACTGTTTGCTGCCGGACAATCGGTAGGCGCCCGGATACATCATGGCGGCACGTATCTGTGCATCGAGGGGCCGCAGTTCTCGACCAGGGCCGAGTCGCGGATTTATCGAAGCTGGGGCGTCGATGTGATCGGGATGACCAATCTCCAGGAGGCAAAGCTCTGTCGAGAGGCCGAGATCTGCTATGCGACGCTGGCGTTGGTGACCGATTATGATGTGTGGCATGAGACAGAGCAGGATGTATCCGTGGAGGCGGTGGTGGCAATTCTGAAACAGAATGCCGAGACCGCTAAGGCCATCATCAGGGCGACGGTGTCGTCGTTTCCGACCGCCAGAGACGGCTGTCTATGCGGGAGCGCTATGCGGGATGCGATCATCACAGCACACGAGGCGATCCCGGTGGATGTTCGGGAGCGGTTGGGGCCGATTATCGGGAAGTATCTGTAG
- a CDS encoding sugar kinase codes for MSILVVGSVALDSVRTPFGTAKEALGGSATYFSVAASFFADVRVVAVVGEDFPEEHLSFLKSRSIDLEGLVRVPGRTFRWTGEYGFDLNDAKTLETQLNVFAAFQPEIPDAYRESDLVFLANIDPDLQREVLGQVRSPKLVAADTMNYWINGKPEALRETLKSVDILLINDAETRQLADEPNLVRAAQKVLGWGPTSLAIKRGEYGALMVRKGRWFAAPALPLDSVFDPTGAGDCFAGGFIGYLANTMNFEEANIRKAIVMGSVMASFNVEAFSLDRLRRLTYPEIEARYKVFKRLAHFEDL; via the coding sequence ATGAGTATCCTGGTTGTGGGTTCGGTTGCGCTTGATTCCGTTCGTACGCCATTCGGCACCGCGAAAGAGGCGCTGGGGGGATCGGCCACCTACTTCTCGGTGGCGGCCAGCTTCTTTGCCGACGTTCGCGTCGTCGCGGTGGTGGGGGAAGACTTTCCGGAAGAACACCTGTCATTTCTGAAAAGCCGGTCGATTGACCTCGAGGGGCTGGTGCGGGTGCCTGGGCGCACCTTCCGGTGGACCGGAGAGTATGGGTTCGATCTGAACGACGCGAAGACGCTGGAGACACAGCTCAATGTCTTTGCGGCGTTTCAGCCTGAGATTCCGGACGCGTACAGGGAGAGCGACCTGGTCTTCCTGGCCAATATCGATCCCGATCTGCAACGGGAGGTGCTCGGTCAGGTGCGCTCACCGAAGCTGGTTGCCGCCGACACGATGAATTACTGGATCAATGGGAAACCGGAGGCGTTGCGGGAAACGCTGAAATCGGTGGATATCCTGCTGATTAACGACGCCGAAACCCGTCAACTTGCCGATGAGCCGAATCTCGTCCGGGCCGCCCAGAAGGTCCTGGGCTGGGGGCCGACCTCACTGGCCATCAAGCGAGGCGAGTACGGCGCGCTGATGGTCAGAAAGGGCAGGTGGTTTGCCGCGCCTGCGCTCCCGCTCGATTCGGTGTTTGACCCGACAGGCGCGGGCGATTGCTTTGCGGGCGGCTTCATCGGATATCTGGCCAATACGATGAATTTTGAGGAGGCCAACATCCGAAAGGCGATTGTCATGGGATCGGTGATGGCCTCATTCAACGTTGAGGCATTTTCGCTCGATCGCTTGCGACGGCTGACATATCCGGAGATCGAGGCGAGATATAAGGTATTCAAACGCCTTGCGCATTTTGAAGATCTGTAG